The following proteins are encoded in a genomic region of Primulina huaijiensis isolate GDHJ02 chromosome 3, ASM1229523v2, whole genome shotgun sequence:
- the LOC140973412 gene encoding probable myosin-binding protein 4 isoform X2: MSSFLCFTDIHPRKSEIPLCYERLRMAAERSSLKKRAPTGYMTFLASAPCEWILIFLLFVYAALTYFLTKFAQFCELKPPCLLCSRLDHVFGEKKSSCYWSSLCSTHREEISTLVPCAVHDKLADVNGMCEECFLPIAMGNKSNSESYRLLVGKLWVDVERSALQSLMFNKHIKYHFSGRRACSCCNKTWGAIFNTERFLGFGSSVGIGASKANVKLPQPRVLTRSRFSRRDSLKRLRDKFTGTMSHLSAVSSGFDTLSHVGYAKPKISPDSESEAESEAIIFEDDGGNASTHGKNGSEHEYDVWYDRRGLPRTQGNELALESKSNQGYDVKPLVPDALNLLDLCENKNTHFSSSGAFEEQGPRELNWVEYYHKPSKYLTAEIDAGRGSLGAPAETSKSIVSIPQTLALPVLSELPLYNDTTLFSTMTILDQHIEAFAGFSSDTVHPSKLNDMNPTDVSTRGMENKELTSTHASGHDYAENEEEMESLIKEFSTSEVGSSSKVTSPSASDKHYEFRTGEIPILASLGRNDSDHHESSDGISDGDIIGEGIVDRLKRQVEHDQICISSLHQELEAERGAATIAANQAMAMITRLQEEKASFRMEALQYLRLMEEQAEYDTEALERANDLLYEKEKELQDLEIELEFYRNNIVEKEKELQDLETGMEFYRNNIFEESVVAHCTENSPRASTNVSESSNTMKSNGNCNPMNSSAPNLADEKLYISQCLSKLEKKIHKAYCSRKLDMANGMDSGNMKIIHDVVIVPPDQESTLTLEMEERTLSSQNCMSASNVSPEHEKENGHASEKGSRLSANYGCINCSGFEKEIADLNERPEALEINCSDFEKENGHASDKGSRLSANYSGVNCSDFEKEIADLNERPEALEINCSDFEKENGHASEKGSRLSANYSGINCSDFEKEFADLHERPEALEINQDFLKHVSNLLHNGKDGSQLIHERAHQLQEQSEAEFSER; the protein is encoded by the exons ATGTCATCATTTCTTTGTTTTACAGACATCCATCCTAGGAAATCTGAAATTCCGTTG TGTTATGAACGATTGAGAATGGCTGCAGAGAGATCATCACTGAAGAAGAGGGCACCCACTGGATATATGACATTCTTGGCATCCGCCCCCTGCGAATGGATCTTAATCTTTTTGCTGTTTGTCTACGCGGCATTAACGTATTTCCTCACAAAATTTGCTCAATTTTGTGAACTGAAACCACCATGTCTGTTATGCTCGAGGCTTGATCATGTTTTTGGGGAGAAGAAATCGAGTTGTTATTGGAGCTCATTATGCAGCACCCATAGAGAAGAAATATCGACTTTAGTACCTTGCGCGGTACATGATAAACTTGCTGATGTTAATGGGATGTGTGAAGAATGTTTCTTGCCAATTGCTATGGGGAACAAATCAAATTCGGAATCATATCGGTTGTTGGTTGGTAAATTGTGGGTTGATGTGGAACGATCTGCTCTtcaaagtttgatgttcaataAGCATATAAAGTATCATTTCTCAGGCCGTAGGGCGTGTTCCTGCTGCAACAAGACATGGGGAGCTATATTCAATACTGAAAGGTTTCTTGGGTTTGGTAGTTCGGTTGGAATTGGAGCTTCTAAAGCGAATGTTAAGCTTCCTCAGCCTCGTGTGCTGACTCGTAGTCGTTTCAGTAGGAGGGATAGCTTGAAGAGGTTAAGAGATAAGTTCACTGGGACAATGTCTCACCTTTCTGCTGTGAGCAGTGGTTTCGATACATTGTCTCATGTGGGGTATGCTAAGCCGAAAATATCGCCTGATTCCGAGTCAGAGGCTGAGTCGGAGGCCATAATCTTTGAGGATGATGGTGGAAATGCTAGTACTCATGGTAAAAATGGGAGCGAGCATGAGTATGATGTTTGGTATGATAGACGAGGTCTACCTAGAACACAAGGCAACGAATTGGCCTTGGAGTCGAAATCAAATCAAGGTTATGACGTGAAACCTTTGGTTCCTGATGCACTGAATCTGCTTGATTTGTGTGAGAATAAGAACACCCATTTTTCATCATCGGGTGCCTTCGAAGAGCAGGGTCCGAGAGAGCTCAACTGGGTGGAATATTATCATAAACCAAGCAAATATTTGACTGCGGAAATTGATGCTGGAAGAGGATCACTCGGTGCACCAGCAGAGACTTCTAAATCCATTGTTTCTATCCCTCAAACATTGGCCCTTCCTGTTCTGTCTGAACTTCCTCTGTACAATGACACAACCTTATTCAGTACAATGACGATTTTAGATCAGCATATAGAAGCTTTTGCAGGATTTTCTTCAGATACTGTTCATCCATCGAAGCtgaatgatatgaatccaactGATGTTTCTACTCGAGGTATGGAAAATAAGGAACTAACCAGTACACATGCCTCGGGGCATGATTATGCAGAAAATGAAGAAGAGATGGAGTCTCTAATAAAAGAATTCTCTACTTCTGAGGTGGGTTCATCATCAAAAGTTACGAGTCCAAGTGCGAGCGATAAACACTACGAATTTAGAACAGGTGAAATTCCCATTTTGGCCTCTCTGGGTAGAAATGACTCTGATCATCATGAATCTTCGGATGGAATCAGTGATGGTGATATTATAGGTGAAGGTATTGTTGACCGACTAAAACGGCAGGTTGAGCACGATCAAATTTGCATTAGTTCTTTGCATCAGGAGTTGGAGGCAGAAAGGGGCGCTGCCACTATTGCAGCAAACCAAGCGATGGCCATGATTACCAGACTTCAAGAGGAGAAGGCATCATTTCGTATGGAGGCCTTGCAGTACTTGAGATTGATGGAGGAGCAAGCAGAGTACGACACGGAGGCTCTGGAAAGAGCCAACGATCTTCTTTATGAAAAGGAGAAGGAATTGCAGGATTTGGAAATTGAGTTGGAATTCTACAGAAACAACATTgttgaaaaggaaaaggaacTGCAAGACTTGGAAACTGGGATGGAATTCTACAGAAACAACATTTTTGAAGAATCAGTGGTCGCCCACTGCACTGAAAACAGTCCTCGTGCTTCTACAAATGTTTCAGAATCTTCTAACACTATGAAATCCAATGGAAACTGTAATCCCATGAACAGTTCAGCTCCCAATTTAGCAGATGAAAAACTCTACATCTCACAATGTTTGAGTAAGTTGgagaaaaaaatacataaagcTTATTGTAGTAGGAAATTAGATATGGCCAATGGCATGGATTCTGGAAACATGAAAATTATTCATGATGTTGTAATTGTACCTCCTGACCAGGAGTCCACATTAACTCTGGAGATGGAAGAGAGAACTTTGTCTTCACAAAACTGTATGTCTGCATCAAATGTCTCCCCTGAACATGAGAAGGAAAATGGCCATGCTTCTGAAAAAGGATCAAGATTATCAGCAAATTACGGTTGTATAAATTGTTCTGGTTTTGAGAAGGAGATAGCAGATCTTAATGAGAGACCGGAAGCACTTGAAATAAATTGTTCTGATTTTGAGAAGGAAAATGGTCATGCTTCTGATAAAGGATCAAGATTATCTGCAAATTACAGTGGTGTAAATTGTTCTGATTTTGAGAAGGAGATAGCAGATCTTAATGAGAGACCGGAAGCACTTGAAATAAATTGTTCTGATTTTGAGAAGGAAAATGGTCATGCTTCTGAAAAAGGATCAAGATTATCTGCAAATTACAGCGGTATAAATTGTTCTGATTTTGAGAAGGAGTTTGCAGATCTTCATGAGAGACCGGAAGCACTTGAAATAAACCAAGATTTCCTAAAGCATGTTTCAAACTTGCTCCATAATGGAAAAGATGGATCACAACTAATTCATGAAAGAGCTCATCAGTTACAAGAGCAGAGTGAAGCAGAATTCAGTGAACGATGA
- the LOC140973412 gene encoding probable myosin-binding protein 4 isoform X1, with protein MSSFLCFTDIHPRKSEIPLVSTCYERLRMAAERSSLKKRAPTGYMTFLASAPCEWILIFLLFVYAALTYFLTKFAQFCELKPPCLLCSRLDHVFGEKKSSCYWSSLCSTHREEISTLVPCAVHDKLADVNGMCEECFLPIAMGNKSNSESYRLLVGKLWVDVERSALQSLMFNKHIKYHFSGRRACSCCNKTWGAIFNTERFLGFGSSVGIGASKANVKLPQPRVLTRSRFSRRDSLKRLRDKFTGTMSHLSAVSSGFDTLSHVGYAKPKISPDSESEAESEAIIFEDDGGNASTHGKNGSEHEYDVWYDRRGLPRTQGNELALESKSNQGYDVKPLVPDALNLLDLCENKNTHFSSSGAFEEQGPRELNWVEYYHKPSKYLTAEIDAGRGSLGAPAETSKSIVSIPQTLALPVLSELPLYNDTTLFSTMTILDQHIEAFAGFSSDTVHPSKLNDMNPTDVSTRGMENKELTSTHASGHDYAENEEEMESLIKEFSTSEVGSSSKVTSPSASDKHYEFRTGEIPILASLGRNDSDHHESSDGISDGDIIGEGIVDRLKRQVEHDQICISSLHQELEAERGAATIAANQAMAMITRLQEEKASFRMEALQYLRLMEEQAEYDTEALERANDLLYEKEKELQDLEIELEFYRNNIVEKEKELQDLETGMEFYRNNIFEESVVAHCTENSPRASTNVSESSNTMKSNGNCNPMNSSAPNLADEKLYISQCLSKLEKKIHKAYCSRKLDMANGMDSGNMKIIHDVVIVPPDQESTLTLEMEERTLSSQNCMSASNVSPEHEKENGHASEKGSRLSANYGCINCSGFEKEIADLNERPEALEINCSDFEKENGHASDKGSRLSANYSGVNCSDFEKEIADLNERPEALEINCSDFEKENGHASEKGSRLSANYSGINCSDFEKEFADLHERPEALEINQDFLKHVSNLLHNGKDGSQLIHERAHQLQEQSEAEFSER; from the exons ATGTCATCATTTCTTTGTTTTACAGACATCCATCCTAGGAAATCTGAAATTCCGTTGGTTTCGACG TGTTATGAACGATTGAGAATGGCTGCAGAGAGATCATCACTGAAGAAGAGGGCACCCACTGGATATATGACATTCTTGGCATCCGCCCCCTGCGAATGGATCTTAATCTTTTTGCTGTTTGTCTACGCGGCATTAACGTATTTCCTCACAAAATTTGCTCAATTTTGTGAACTGAAACCACCATGTCTGTTATGCTCGAGGCTTGATCATGTTTTTGGGGAGAAGAAATCGAGTTGTTATTGGAGCTCATTATGCAGCACCCATAGAGAAGAAATATCGACTTTAGTACCTTGCGCGGTACATGATAAACTTGCTGATGTTAATGGGATGTGTGAAGAATGTTTCTTGCCAATTGCTATGGGGAACAAATCAAATTCGGAATCATATCGGTTGTTGGTTGGTAAATTGTGGGTTGATGTGGAACGATCTGCTCTtcaaagtttgatgttcaataAGCATATAAAGTATCATTTCTCAGGCCGTAGGGCGTGTTCCTGCTGCAACAAGACATGGGGAGCTATATTCAATACTGAAAGGTTTCTTGGGTTTGGTAGTTCGGTTGGAATTGGAGCTTCTAAAGCGAATGTTAAGCTTCCTCAGCCTCGTGTGCTGACTCGTAGTCGTTTCAGTAGGAGGGATAGCTTGAAGAGGTTAAGAGATAAGTTCACTGGGACAATGTCTCACCTTTCTGCTGTGAGCAGTGGTTTCGATACATTGTCTCATGTGGGGTATGCTAAGCCGAAAATATCGCCTGATTCCGAGTCAGAGGCTGAGTCGGAGGCCATAATCTTTGAGGATGATGGTGGAAATGCTAGTACTCATGGTAAAAATGGGAGCGAGCATGAGTATGATGTTTGGTATGATAGACGAGGTCTACCTAGAACACAAGGCAACGAATTGGCCTTGGAGTCGAAATCAAATCAAGGTTATGACGTGAAACCTTTGGTTCCTGATGCACTGAATCTGCTTGATTTGTGTGAGAATAAGAACACCCATTTTTCATCATCGGGTGCCTTCGAAGAGCAGGGTCCGAGAGAGCTCAACTGGGTGGAATATTATCATAAACCAAGCAAATATTTGACTGCGGAAATTGATGCTGGAAGAGGATCACTCGGTGCACCAGCAGAGACTTCTAAATCCATTGTTTCTATCCCTCAAACATTGGCCCTTCCTGTTCTGTCTGAACTTCCTCTGTACAATGACACAACCTTATTCAGTACAATGACGATTTTAGATCAGCATATAGAAGCTTTTGCAGGATTTTCTTCAGATACTGTTCATCCATCGAAGCtgaatgatatgaatccaactGATGTTTCTACTCGAGGTATGGAAAATAAGGAACTAACCAGTACACATGCCTCGGGGCATGATTATGCAGAAAATGAAGAAGAGATGGAGTCTCTAATAAAAGAATTCTCTACTTCTGAGGTGGGTTCATCATCAAAAGTTACGAGTCCAAGTGCGAGCGATAAACACTACGAATTTAGAACAGGTGAAATTCCCATTTTGGCCTCTCTGGGTAGAAATGACTCTGATCATCATGAATCTTCGGATGGAATCAGTGATGGTGATATTATAGGTGAAGGTATTGTTGACCGACTAAAACGGCAGGTTGAGCACGATCAAATTTGCATTAGTTCTTTGCATCAGGAGTTGGAGGCAGAAAGGGGCGCTGCCACTATTGCAGCAAACCAAGCGATGGCCATGATTACCAGACTTCAAGAGGAGAAGGCATCATTTCGTATGGAGGCCTTGCAGTACTTGAGATTGATGGAGGAGCAAGCAGAGTACGACACGGAGGCTCTGGAAAGAGCCAACGATCTTCTTTATGAAAAGGAGAAGGAATTGCAGGATTTGGAAATTGAGTTGGAATTCTACAGAAACAACATTgttgaaaaggaaaaggaacTGCAAGACTTGGAAACTGGGATGGAATTCTACAGAAACAACATTTTTGAAGAATCAGTGGTCGCCCACTGCACTGAAAACAGTCCTCGTGCTTCTACAAATGTTTCAGAATCTTCTAACACTATGAAATCCAATGGAAACTGTAATCCCATGAACAGTTCAGCTCCCAATTTAGCAGATGAAAAACTCTACATCTCACAATGTTTGAGTAAGTTGgagaaaaaaatacataaagcTTATTGTAGTAGGAAATTAGATATGGCCAATGGCATGGATTCTGGAAACATGAAAATTATTCATGATGTTGTAATTGTACCTCCTGACCAGGAGTCCACATTAACTCTGGAGATGGAAGAGAGAACTTTGTCTTCACAAAACTGTATGTCTGCATCAAATGTCTCCCCTGAACATGAGAAGGAAAATGGCCATGCTTCTGAAAAAGGATCAAGATTATCAGCAAATTACGGTTGTATAAATTGTTCTGGTTTTGAGAAGGAGATAGCAGATCTTAATGAGAGACCGGAAGCACTTGAAATAAATTGTTCTGATTTTGAGAAGGAAAATGGTCATGCTTCTGATAAAGGATCAAGATTATCTGCAAATTACAGTGGTGTAAATTGTTCTGATTTTGAGAAGGAGATAGCAGATCTTAATGAGAGACCGGAAGCACTTGAAATAAATTGTTCTGATTTTGAGAAGGAAAATGGTCATGCTTCTGAAAAAGGATCAAGATTATCTGCAAATTACAGCGGTATAAATTGTTCTGATTTTGAGAAGGAGTTTGCAGATCTTCATGAGAGACCGGAAGCACTTGAAATAAACCAAGATTTCCTAAAGCATGTTTCAAACTTGCTCCATAATGGAAAAGATGGATCACAACTAATTCATGAAAGAGCTCATCAGTTACAAGAGCAGAGTGAAGCAGAATTCAGTGAACGATGA
- the LOC140973412 gene encoding probable myosin-binding protein 4 isoform X3, protein MCYERLRMAAERSSLKKRAPTGYMTFLASAPCEWILIFLLFVYAALTYFLTKFAQFCELKPPCLLCSRLDHVFGEKKSSCYWSSLCSTHREEISTLVPCAVHDKLADVNGMCEECFLPIAMGNKSNSESYRLLVGKLWVDVERSALQSLMFNKHIKYHFSGRRACSCCNKTWGAIFNTERFLGFGSSVGIGASKANVKLPQPRVLTRSRFSRRDSLKRLRDKFTGTMSHLSAVSSGFDTLSHVGYAKPKISPDSESEAESEAIIFEDDGGNASTHGKNGSEHEYDVWYDRRGLPRTQGNELALESKSNQGYDVKPLVPDALNLLDLCENKNTHFSSSGAFEEQGPRELNWVEYYHKPSKYLTAEIDAGRGSLGAPAETSKSIVSIPQTLALPVLSELPLYNDTTLFSTMTILDQHIEAFAGFSSDTVHPSKLNDMNPTDVSTRGMENKELTSTHASGHDYAENEEEMESLIKEFSTSEVGSSSKVTSPSASDKHYEFRTGEIPILASLGRNDSDHHESSDGISDGDIIGEGIVDRLKRQVEHDQICISSLHQELEAERGAATIAANQAMAMITRLQEEKASFRMEALQYLRLMEEQAEYDTEALERANDLLYEKEKELQDLEIELEFYRNNIVEKEKELQDLETGMEFYRNNIFEESVVAHCTENSPRASTNVSESSNTMKSNGNCNPMNSSAPNLADEKLYISQCLSKLEKKIHKAYCSRKLDMANGMDSGNMKIIHDVVIVPPDQESTLTLEMEERTLSSQNCMSASNVSPEHEKENGHASEKGSRLSANYGCINCSGFEKEIADLNERPEALEINCSDFEKENGHASDKGSRLSANYSGVNCSDFEKEIADLNERPEALEINCSDFEKENGHASEKGSRLSANYSGINCSDFEKEFADLHERPEALEINQDFLKHVSNLLHNGKDGSQLIHERAHQLQEQSEAEFSER, encoded by the exons ATG TGTTATGAACGATTGAGAATGGCTGCAGAGAGATCATCACTGAAGAAGAGGGCACCCACTGGATATATGACATTCTTGGCATCCGCCCCCTGCGAATGGATCTTAATCTTTTTGCTGTTTGTCTACGCGGCATTAACGTATTTCCTCACAAAATTTGCTCAATTTTGTGAACTGAAACCACCATGTCTGTTATGCTCGAGGCTTGATCATGTTTTTGGGGAGAAGAAATCGAGTTGTTATTGGAGCTCATTATGCAGCACCCATAGAGAAGAAATATCGACTTTAGTACCTTGCGCGGTACATGATAAACTTGCTGATGTTAATGGGATGTGTGAAGAATGTTTCTTGCCAATTGCTATGGGGAACAAATCAAATTCGGAATCATATCGGTTGTTGGTTGGTAAATTGTGGGTTGATGTGGAACGATCTGCTCTtcaaagtttgatgttcaataAGCATATAAAGTATCATTTCTCAGGCCGTAGGGCGTGTTCCTGCTGCAACAAGACATGGGGAGCTATATTCAATACTGAAAGGTTTCTTGGGTTTGGTAGTTCGGTTGGAATTGGAGCTTCTAAAGCGAATGTTAAGCTTCCTCAGCCTCGTGTGCTGACTCGTAGTCGTTTCAGTAGGAGGGATAGCTTGAAGAGGTTAAGAGATAAGTTCACTGGGACAATGTCTCACCTTTCTGCTGTGAGCAGTGGTTTCGATACATTGTCTCATGTGGGGTATGCTAAGCCGAAAATATCGCCTGATTCCGAGTCAGAGGCTGAGTCGGAGGCCATAATCTTTGAGGATGATGGTGGAAATGCTAGTACTCATGGTAAAAATGGGAGCGAGCATGAGTATGATGTTTGGTATGATAGACGAGGTCTACCTAGAACACAAGGCAACGAATTGGCCTTGGAGTCGAAATCAAATCAAGGTTATGACGTGAAACCTTTGGTTCCTGATGCACTGAATCTGCTTGATTTGTGTGAGAATAAGAACACCCATTTTTCATCATCGGGTGCCTTCGAAGAGCAGGGTCCGAGAGAGCTCAACTGGGTGGAATATTATCATAAACCAAGCAAATATTTGACTGCGGAAATTGATGCTGGAAGAGGATCACTCGGTGCACCAGCAGAGACTTCTAAATCCATTGTTTCTATCCCTCAAACATTGGCCCTTCCTGTTCTGTCTGAACTTCCTCTGTACAATGACACAACCTTATTCAGTACAATGACGATTTTAGATCAGCATATAGAAGCTTTTGCAGGATTTTCTTCAGATACTGTTCATCCATCGAAGCtgaatgatatgaatccaactGATGTTTCTACTCGAGGTATGGAAAATAAGGAACTAACCAGTACACATGCCTCGGGGCATGATTATGCAGAAAATGAAGAAGAGATGGAGTCTCTAATAAAAGAATTCTCTACTTCTGAGGTGGGTTCATCATCAAAAGTTACGAGTCCAAGTGCGAGCGATAAACACTACGAATTTAGAACAGGTGAAATTCCCATTTTGGCCTCTCTGGGTAGAAATGACTCTGATCATCATGAATCTTCGGATGGAATCAGTGATGGTGATATTATAGGTGAAGGTATTGTTGACCGACTAAAACGGCAGGTTGAGCACGATCAAATTTGCATTAGTTCTTTGCATCAGGAGTTGGAGGCAGAAAGGGGCGCTGCCACTATTGCAGCAAACCAAGCGATGGCCATGATTACCAGACTTCAAGAGGAGAAGGCATCATTTCGTATGGAGGCCTTGCAGTACTTGAGATTGATGGAGGAGCAAGCAGAGTACGACACGGAGGCTCTGGAAAGAGCCAACGATCTTCTTTATGAAAAGGAGAAGGAATTGCAGGATTTGGAAATTGAGTTGGAATTCTACAGAAACAACATTgttgaaaaggaaaaggaacTGCAAGACTTGGAAACTGGGATGGAATTCTACAGAAACAACATTTTTGAAGAATCAGTGGTCGCCCACTGCACTGAAAACAGTCCTCGTGCTTCTACAAATGTTTCAGAATCTTCTAACACTATGAAATCCAATGGAAACTGTAATCCCATGAACAGTTCAGCTCCCAATTTAGCAGATGAAAAACTCTACATCTCACAATGTTTGAGTAAGTTGgagaaaaaaatacataaagcTTATTGTAGTAGGAAATTAGATATGGCCAATGGCATGGATTCTGGAAACATGAAAATTATTCATGATGTTGTAATTGTACCTCCTGACCAGGAGTCCACATTAACTCTGGAGATGGAAGAGAGAACTTTGTCTTCACAAAACTGTATGTCTGCATCAAATGTCTCCCCTGAACATGAGAAGGAAAATGGCCATGCTTCTGAAAAAGGATCAAGATTATCAGCAAATTACGGTTGTATAAATTGTTCTGGTTTTGAGAAGGAGATAGCAGATCTTAATGAGAGACCGGAAGCACTTGAAATAAATTGTTCTGATTTTGAGAAGGAAAATGGTCATGCTTCTGATAAAGGATCAAGATTATCTGCAAATTACAGTGGTGTAAATTGTTCTGATTTTGAGAAGGAGATAGCAGATCTTAATGAGAGACCGGAAGCACTTGAAATAAATTGTTCTGATTTTGAGAAGGAAAATGGTCATGCTTCTGAAAAAGGATCAAGATTATCTGCAAATTACAGCGGTATAAATTGTTCTGATTTTGAGAAGGAGTTTGCAGATCTTCATGAGAGACCGGAAGCACTTGAAATAAACCAAGATTTCCTAAAGCATGTTTCAAACTTGCTCCATAATGGAAAAGATGGATCACAACTAATTCATGAAAGAGCTCATCAGTTACAAGAGCAGAGTGAAGCAGAATTCAGTGAACGATGA